In the genome of Pempheris klunzingeri isolate RE-2024b chromosome 3, fPemKlu1.hap1, whole genome shotgun sequence, one region contains:
- the asf1bb gene encoding histone chaperone asf1b-B, which yields MAKVQVLNVAVLDNPSPFGNPFQFEITFECMEDLPEDLEWKIIYVGSAESEEYDQVLDSVLVGPVPAGRHMFVFQADAPNTGLIPESDAVGVTVALITCTYRGQEFIRIGYYVNNEYTDPELRENPPLKPDYMQLQRNILASNPRVTRFHINWEGSADKMEDSENVDPSPNIGGMLPPSCIPGKMPPLGLMPDNSMDCM from the exons ATGGCCAAGGTACAAGTGTTAAATGTGGCTGTGCTGGACAACCCGAGCCCGTTTGGAAACCCGTTTCAGTTTGAAATAACGTTTGAGTGCATGGAGGATTTGCCGGAAG ATCTGGAGTGGAAGATCATCTATGTGGGTTCAGCTGAGAGCGAGGAATACGACCAGGTGCTGGACTCTGTTCTAGTTGGCCCAGTACCGGCTGGCAgacacatgtttgtgtttcag GCCGATGCTCCTAACACAGGGCTGATTCCAGAGAGTGACGCTGTAGGAGTGACTGTAGCCCTCATAACCTGCACCTACCGTGGACAGGAGTTCATCCGTATTGGTTACTATGTCAACAATGAATACACAGACCCTGAACTACGGGAAAACCCACCTCTCAAACCAGACTACatgcag CTCCAGAGGAATATTTTGGCCTCGAACCCCCGTGTCACCCGCTTCCATATCAACTGGGAGGGCTCGGCAGACAAGATGGAGGACAGCGAGAACGTTGACCCGTCTCCAAACATCGGCGGCATGCTCCCTCCGTCCTGTATACCAGGAAAGATGCCTCCTCTTGGACTGATGCCAGACAACTCCATGGACTGCATGTAA
- the LOC139198637 gene encoding complement C3-like gives MCGTQLWLLASLAFSSLTCLADGSPMEVMSAPSVLQVGTPENIFVECQDCTGGDIRVDISVMNHPTKIKTLASTFVTLTSAKHFQGFGQIKIPVEDFNRDPNMKQYVYLQAKFPDRLLEKVVLVSFQYGYIFIQTDKTIYTPNSRVHFRLFAVTPRMEPVEFRTQTVAAVAIEIETPDSVILPLDPAVLKSGIYSGDYQLNEIASPGLWKVVAKFQSNPQHRYSAEFEVKEYVLPSFEVKLTPQSSFFYVDSQELTVNIKATYMFGEEVDGMAYAIFGVMHEGQKKSFPSSVQRVPIVIGDGAVTLRTQYITETFKNISDLVGSLIFLTVSVLTVSGSEMAEAELRGIPIVTSPYIIRFKKTPKYFKPEMSLDVVIEVVNPGDGPAKGVAVVVDPGQVHGYTTDNGMTKLTINTDENPGPLTITAWTAHPHISSEKQATATMVAHPYTTKSNNYIYIGVDTVEVTLGDNLKIRLILSRQEIKQNDITYLIVSRGQLVKYGRYQIKHKVLISLTVPITKEMLPSFRIIAYYHTDDNEVVSDSVWVDVKDSCLGSLKLESTSAKLFYHPRKLFHLKVTGDPEATVGLVAVDKNIYVQNNRHRLTQKKVWDLVEKFDTGCTPGGGKDSMGVFYDAGLLFKSSAAATPNRQELKCPTPSRMKRDSLGKNHRTLGEDDSYMDSYEIVSRTSFPENWLWADIKLPRCPRQTPNCDTTSVMKYAPLKDSLTTWQFIGISLSRTNGICVADPLEVTVRKEFFIDLRLPYSAVRGEQLEIKAILHNYSPDLITVKVVLFEELHVCSAAYKRGKYVQEVGAEPLSTRSVPFIITPMKEGQYQIEVKAAVKDSFLSDGIRKILQVVPRGVLMKSSKIITLDPTKKGVDGKQEEIINSESALGDMVPRTPVSTVIFLTGREQILSYSAISGSSLGALIKQPSGSGEGNIANMTEPVIATMYLDKTNQWESVGFEKRNEAIQHIKTGYLNELAFRKSDGSFSVWTSHQSSTWLTAYVAKVFAMAHNLIAVQSSHICDAVKFLILNTQQSDGMFREVGTIINREMIGDVCGTDSDASMTAFCLIAMQESRTLCAATVNSLPDSVDKAVAYLEKRLPSLTNPFAVAMTSYALANENKLNQEILFKFASPDLSHWPVAKGHFYTLEATAYALLALVKAEATDAAGPIARWLNQQQLQVDRGLGEIQATIMVYQAVAEYWTSVKEPEYDLDVSIFLPDRSRPDKFRINMGNYYATRISRFNSINKDVRVIATGKGEATLKMVSLHYAMPKEKENDCHKFNLTVQLSPEKMDEDEKIYKLKIEVLFMDQERDATMSVLDIGLLTGFIVNTKDLDQLAKGPDYVIAKYEMNTVLSERASLIIYLDKVSHTRPQEINFRIHQILKVGVLQPAAVSVYEYYDQTPCMKFYHTQRRNGELLKFCKNDECTCAEEDCSMQKKDKISNDDRILKACDTRNIDFVYKVRMENFTEGLATDMWTARIMAVTREGNTDLGLEGKLRTFFGHPHCRSTLDLRTDKTYLIMGTSKDIHKDEFFQYFLGEGTWIEYWPTEAECQTEEHRSTCLGLQQMVLQQEVFGCQQ, from the exons ATGTGCGGGACTCAGCTCTGGTTGTTGGCTTCACTGgccttttcctctctgacttGTCTGGCTGATGGATCTCCAAT GGAGGTGATGTCTGCCCCCAGTGTGCTACAAGTAGGAACacctgaaaacatttttgtggaATGCCAAGACTGCACAGGAGGAGACATCAGGGTCGATATCAGTGTGATGAATCATCCAACCAAAATCAAAACACTGGCATCCACATTTGTGACCCTCACCAGTGCAAAACACTTCCAGGGCTTTGGGCAAATTAAG ATACCTGTTGAGGATTTCAACAGAGATCCCAACATGAAGCAGTATGTATACCTGCAAGCCAAGTTCCCTGACCGACTGCTGGAAAAAGTTGTCTTAGTGTCATTCCAGTATGGGTACATCTTCATCCAGACTGACAAGACCATCTACACTCCCAACAGTAGAG ttcaTTTCAGGCTATTTGCAGTGACGCCCCGTATGGAGCCCGTAGAGTTTAGAACCCAAACTGTCGCTGCTGTTGCCATTGAGATTGAG ACCCCTGACAGCGTAATTTTACCACTTGATCCAGCTGTTCTGAAATCAGGGATCTACTCTGGAGATTACCAACTCAATGAAATTGCCAG tcCCGGACTGTGGAAAGTGGTGGCAAAGTTCCAAAGCAACCCACAGCACAGATATTCTGCAGAGTTTGAGGTTAAAGAATACG TGCTGCCCAGTTTTGAGGTTAAACTGACGCCTCAGAGCTCCTTCTTCTACGTGGACAGTCAAGAGCTCACCGTTAACATCAAAGCTAC GTACATGTTTGGTGAAGAGGTGGATGGCATGGCCTACGCGATATTTGGGGTTATGCATGAGGGTCAAAAAAAGAGCTTTCCCAGCTCCGTTCAGAGAGTGCCG ATCGTGATCGGGGACGGAGCGGTCACACTGAGGACACAGTACATCACAGAGACTTTCAAAAACATCAGCGACCTAGTGGGAAGTTTGATATTTCTAACTGTCAGTGTGCTGACGGTGAGCG GTAGTGAAATGGCAGAGGCAGAGTTGAGAGGTATCCCAATTGTCACATCACCTTACATCATCCGCTTCAAGAAAACACCCAAATATTTCAAACCAGAAATGTCCTTGGATGTTGTG ATTGAAGTTGTGAATCCTGGTGACGGTCCTGCAAAAGGTGTTGCGGTGGTGGTGGATCCGGGACAGGTGCACGGCTACACCACAGACAATGGCATGACAAAGCTTACCATCAATACAGACGAAAATCCTGGACCACTGACTATTACA GCATGGACTGCTCATCCTCATATTTCAAGTGAAAAACAGGCAACAGCCACCATGGTTGCTCACCCGTACACCACTAAAAGCAACAATTACATCTACATAG GTGTGGATACAGTGGAGGTAACATTAGGAGATAACCTGAAAATCAGACTCATTCTCAGCAGGcaggaaattaaacaaaatgacatCACGTACCTG ATCGTGAGCAGAGGGCAGCTGGTGAAATATGGCCGAtaccaaataaaacacaaagtactCATTTCCTTGACAGTTCCCATTACCAAAGAAATGCTGCCATCATTCCGTATCATAGCCTACTACCATACAGATGATAATGAAGTGGTATCAGACTCTGTTTGGGTGGATGTGAAGGACTCCTGCTTGGGTTCG TTGAAGTTGGAATCAACCAGTGCCAAACTATTTTATCATCCTCGCAAGCTTTTTCATCTGAAGGTAACTGGAGACCCAGAGGCCACAGTGGGACTGGTGGCAGTTGACAAAAACATCTACGTCCAAAACAACAGGCACCGCCTCACCCAGAAAAAG GTGTGGGACCTTGTAGAGAAGTTTGACACAGGCTGCACACcaggaggagggaaggacaGTATGGGTGTGTTCTACGATGCTGGGCTTTTGTTCAAGTCCAGTGCTGCTGCGACACCCAACAGACAAG AATTAAAATGTCCAACCCCCAGCAGGATGAAACGAGACAGCTTGGGTAAGAATCATC GCACTTTAGGTGAGGACGATAGTTACATGGACAGCTATGAAATTGTTTCTCGCACCTCCTTCCCTGAGAATTGGCTGTGGGCAGATATCAAACTACCTCGTTGCCCTCGTCAGACACCAAACTG tgaCACCACATCAGTTATGAAATATGCTCCTCTTAAAGACTCATTAACAACCTGGCAGTTCATCGGCATTAGTCTGTCAAGAACTAACG gtATCTGTGTGGCTGATCCATTAGAGGTCACTGTTCGGAAAGAGTTCTTTATTGATCTCAGATTGCCATACTCTGCTGTTCGTGGAGAGCAGCTGGAAATTAAGGCTATCCTCCACAACTATAGTCCTGACCTCATCACA GTGAAAGTGGTTCTATTTGAGGAGTTGCATGTGTGCAGTGCAGCTTATAAGCGTGGGAAATACGTTCAGGAGGTTGGTGCTGAACCCCTATCTACACGCTCTGTACCTTTCATCATTACTCCCATGAAGGAGGGACAATACCAAATTGAGGTCAAAGCAGCTGTCAAAGACTCATTTCTCAGTGATGGAATTAGGAAGATCCTGCAGGTGGTG CCTAGAGGAGTGCTGATGAAATCTTCAAAGATTATAACACTTGACCCCACTAAGAAAGGTGTAG ACGGTAAACAAGAGGAAATTATCAACAGTGAAAGTGCTTTGGGAGATATGGTTCCACGTACACCTGTGAGCACAGTAATTTTTCTGACAG gaagagagcagaTATTATCATACAGCGCCATTAGTGGGAGCTCTCTGGGTGCTCTGATCAAACAGCCCTCAGGCTCTGGAGAGGGGAACATTGCCAACATGACCGAGCCTGTCATTGCAACCATGTATTTGGACAAAACCAATCAGTGGGAAAGTGTGGGCTTTGAGAAACGTAATGAAGCCATTCAACACATAAAGACCG gctaCCTGAACGAACTTGCCTTCCGCAAAAGTGATGGGTCTTTTTCAGTATGGACCAGCCACCAAAGCAGCACCTG GTTGACAGCCTATGTTGCCAAGGTGTTTGCCATGGCCCATAATCTGATTGCAGTGCAAAGCAGCCACATCTGTGATGCCGTCAAGTTTCTGATTCTCAACACACAGCAATCTGATGGCATGTTTAGAGAAGTTGGAACGATTATTAATAGAGAAATGATT ggTGATGTGTGCGGCACAGATTCAGACGCCTCCATGACGGCCTTCTGCCTCATTGCTATGCAGGAGTCACGCACACTATGTGCTGCCACTGTTAAT AGTCTGCCAGATAGTGTAGACAAAGCAGTGGCCTACCTGGAGAAGCGTCTGCCCAGCCTCACCAACCCATTTGCGGTTGCAATGACATCATACGCCCTGgccaatgaaaacaaactgaacCAGGAGATCCTCTTTAAGTTTGCTTCCCCAG ATTTGTCACACTGGCCTGTAGCCAAGGGACATTTTTACACACTGGAGGCCACAGCTTACGCTCTTCTTGCTCTGGTCAAGGCTGAG GCCACTGATGCAGCCGGACCTATTGCTAGATGGCTCAaccaacaacagctgcaggtaGACAGAGGCTTAGGCGAAATTCAG GCTACTATAATGGTGTACCAGGCTGTGGCTGAGTACTGGACCAGTGTTAAAGAACCAGAGTATGATCTGGATGTGTCCATCTTCTTGCCAGACAGGTCAAGACCTGACAAGTTCAGAATCAACATGGGAAACTACTATGCCACGAGAATATCTAga TTCAACAGTATAAATAAGGATGTAAGAGTGATCGCGACAGGAAAAGGAGAAGCAACACTGAAA ATGGTGTCGCTGCATTACGCTATGCCtaaagaaaaggagaatgaCTGTCACAAATTTAACTTGACTGTGCAGCTCTCACCAG AGAAAATGGATGAGGATGAGAAGATATACAAGCTCAAAATAGAGGTTTT GTTTATGGACCAGGAGCGCGATGCAACGATGTCCGTTTTGGATATTGGCTTGTTAACTGGCTTCATCGTTAACACAAAAGACCTGGACCAA ttggCCAAAGGACCTGACTACGTAATtgcaaaatatgaaatgaacaCAGTTCTGTCAGAAAGAGCCTCACTCATCATTTACCTGGACAAG GTTTCTCATACAAGACCACAGGAGATCAATTTTAGGATCCATCAGATACTGAAAGTGGGAGTCTTACAACCAGCTGCTGTGTCCGTCTATGAATACTATGACC AGACACCTTGTATGAAATTctaccacacacagaggaggaatgGAGAGCTACTGAAGTTctgtaaaaatgatgaatgcaCATGTGCTGAAG AGGACTGTAGTATgcagaaaaaggacaaaatcagCAATGATGACCGCATTCTGAAGGCATGTGACACCCGCAATATAGATTTTG TGTACAAAGTAAGAATGGAAAATTTTACAGAAGGCTTGGCCACTGACATGTGGACAGCACGGATAATGGCCGTCACTAGAGAAG GGAATACTGATCTGGGTCTTGAGGGTAAACTACGCACGTTCTTCGGTCACCCGCACTGCAGATCCACTTTAGATCTGAGGACAGACAAAACCTACCTTATCATGGGCACGTCCAAAGATATTCACAAAGATGAATT TTTTCAGTATTTCCTTGGTGAAGGAACCTGGATCGAGTACTGGCCCACTGAAGCAGAGTGTCAGACTGAGGAGCACAGATCTACCTGTTTGGGTTTGCAGCAGATGGTCCTGCAGCAGGAAGTCTTTGGCTGTCAGCAGTAG